One Bacillus sp. (in: firmicutes) genomic window carries:
- a CDS encoding DinB family protein: MIKFFQYNWQVRDEWFEWCKQLTTEDLLKKRIGGVGSILNTLFHIIDVEYSWIRAIQGKDDVVVQFNDYNTLEKVNSLSDTFRSEVVEFLQECSDALEDEPVKVPWDEIKYTRREILHHIIAHEIHHIGQLSVWARELNLNPVPANFIGRDLRS, from the coding sequence TTGATAAAATTTTTTCAATACAATTGGCAAGTAAGAGATGAATGGTTTGAATGGTGTAAACAATTGACTACAGAAGATTTATTGAAGAAGCGAATTGGAGGAGTAGGGAGTATTTTAAATACCCTCTTTCACATAATTGATGTGGAATATAGTTGGATTCGTGCCATTCAAGGAAAAGATGATGTTGTAGTTCAGTTTAATGATTATAATACCCTTGAAAAAGTTAACTCTCTCTCAGATACATTTCGTAGTGAGGTAGTGGAATTTTTACAGGAATGTTCAGATGCTTTAGAAGATGAACCTGTGAAAGTTCCCTGGGATGAAATTAAGTATACAAGGAGAGAAATTTTACATCATATCATTGCTCACGAAATTCATCATATTGGTCAACTATCTGTATGGGCAAGGGAATTAAATCTAAATCCTGTCCCTGCTAATTTTATTGGAAGAGACTTAAGAAGTTAG
- a CDS encoding GNAT family N-acetyltransferase yields MDIEKIYGNLPTLETERLLLRKITLDDVEAMFSYASNDEVTKYVTWDTHRSLADTKQYIDFVLSQYENKQIAPWGIESKETKKFIGTIDFVWWQPAHQKAEIGYVISDKYWGKGIATEASKKLIQFGFEEMDLVRIQAICFVENTASARVMEKVGMTFEGILRKAMFVKGKHRDLKMYSIIKSDIR; encoded by the coding sequence ATGGACATCGAAAAAATTTACGGAAATCTTCCTACTTTAGAAACGGAACGTCTACTTTTACGCAAAATTACGTTAGACGATGTGGAGGCAATGTTTTCGTATGCCTCAAACGATGAAGTGACGAAGTATGTGACTTGGGATACGCATCGCTCCCTTGCGGATACGAAACAATACATCGATTTCGTTTTAAGCCAATACGAAAATAAACAGATTGCACCATGGGGAATTGAATCGAAAGAAACAAAAAAATTCATCGGAACGATAGATTTTGTTTGGTGGCAACCCGCCCATCAAAAAGCGGAAATCGGCTACGTCATTTCCGATAAATACTGGGGAAAAGGAATTGCCACTGAAGCTTCGAAAAAACTCATACAATTTGGCTTTGAAGAAATGGATCTTGTTCGCATTCAAGCAATATGTTTCGTTGAAAATACAGCATCTGCTCGGGTAATGGAAAAAGTAGGAATGACATTTGAAGGCATTTTACGTAAAGCGATGTTTGTGAAAGGGAAGCATCGGGATTTAAAGATGTATTCTATCATTAAAAGCGATATACGTTAA
- a CDS encoding response regulator transcription factor, translated as MKIRVLVVDDEPLSRAELIHLLNHHSQIEVIGEADCGEAVFEKVFQLQPDVVFLDIEMAELSGLDVAKMLQQMKKPPYIVFATAYPNYAVEAFRYEAIDYLLKPFNEEQVQESVMRLIRNLSEKRENHPDLSSRKLAIEVEDGIVYVLPRDILYCCREERDTLIVTTDKTFQTKVSLKELEQKLKGSPFFRTHKSYLVNIEKVEQLIPWFNGAYHVALTGCHENIPVSRNYVKALREVLEL; from the coding sequence TTGAAGATTCGCGTATTAGTTGTCGATGATGAGCCATTAAGCCGTGCAGAGTTAATTCATTTGTTAAACCATCATTCTCAAATCGAGGTAATCGGAGAAGCGGATTGTGGTGAGGCGGTTTTTGAAAAAGTGTTTCAGCTTCAGCCAGATGTCGTTTTTTTAGATATCGAAATGGCCGAGTTGTCCGGGTTAGATGTGGCAAAAATGCTTCAACAAATGAAAAAGCCTCCATATATTGTATTTGCGACAGCGTATCCGAATTATGCAGTGGAAGCCTTTCGATATGAGGCCATCGATTATTTATTAAAACCGTTTAATGAAGAACAAGTGCAGGAATCCGTTATGCGCCTAATACGAAATCTTTCAGAAAAACGAGAGAATCATCCCGATCTATCATCTCGAAAGCTAGCGATCGAAGTAGAAGACGGGATTGTCTATGTGTTACCGAGAGATATTTTGTATTGCTGCCGGGAAGAACGAGATACTTTAATTGTGACAACGGATAAAACATTCCAAACAAAAGTTTCATTAAAAGAGCTTGAACAAAAATTAAAAGGAAGCCCTTTTTTTCGAACACACAAAAGTTATCTCGTCAATATAGAGAAAGTAGAACAATTGATTCCGTGGTTCAATGGAGCATACCACGTGGCATTAACGGGTTGTCATGAAAATATTCCGGTGAGCCGTAATTATGTAAAAGCATTGCGGGAGGTATTAGAATTGTGA
- a CDS encoding metallophosphoesterase family protein, which translates to MSMKLAIITDIHGNAPALQAALADIEREGVDHLYCLGDLIAIGPNTNEVLDMLFYRGDIAFVKGNHDEAVLSIIQGKGPLPGHEHARSHHEWVASQLDKSFIPKLMELPQMLEVDVFGKNFLFVHYHLKSDGQIKRIDPDPSGEKLDTMYDGTPYDVVCFGHHHPVHHFQTNKRLYLNPGALGCHHQPYARYGIVEVHQNRQVTVQLKEIPYDNTDFIASFERLQVPQREFILKVFYGVE; encoded by the coding sequence ATGTCGATGAAGCTTGCCATTATTACGGATATCCATGGGAATGCTCCAGCCTTACAAGCCGCTTTGGCAGACATCGAGAGGGAAGGCGTGGATCATCTTTATTGCTTAGGAGACTTAATAGCCATTGGTCCAAATACAAATGAAGTATTAGATATGTTGTTTTATCGAGGGGATATTGCTTTTGTAAAAGGGAATCATGATGAGGCCGTTTTATCAATCATTCAAGGAAAAGGTCCATTACCAGGACATGAGCACGCCAGGTCGCATCATGAATGGGTAGCATCCCAATTGGATAAAAGCTTTATCCCAAAACTTATGGAACTGCCACAAATGTTAGAAGTCGATGTTTTCGGGAAAAATTTTCTTTTTGTGCATTATCACTTAAAGTCGGATGGTCAAATCAAACGTATTGACCCAGATCCATCTGGTGAAAAACTAGACACCATGTACGACGGCACACCATATGACGTCGTTTGTTTCGGACACCATCATCCTGTTCATCATTTTCAAACGAACAAGCGGCTTTACCTTAATCCAGGTGCCTTAGGGTGTCATCATCAACCGTATGCTAGATATGGAATAGTAGAGGTCCACCAAAACCGTCAAGTTACAGTTCAATTAAAAGAAATCCCTTACGACAATACCGACTTTATAGCATCGTTTGAGCGACTCCAAGTACCTCAACGGGAATTTATTTTAAAAGTATTTTATGGAGTAGAATAA
- a CDS encoding sensor histidine kinase, translating into MWQLLLSLFERLAIIVMIAFLLTRLPYFRKLIFQQELNSIQRFLFMIIFGLFGIIGTYTGLTIHAETAEFSKGAGFLQEEEAIANSRVIGVVIAGLLGGWRVGLGAGIIAGGHRLFLGGFTAVACGVSTMIAGLLAGIVTKGRQKPFALSSSSALYIGMSAEALQMLVILLTAKPFEQAWALVEKIGIPMIIANGIGCAIFILVIRSVLQEEEKVGALHAEKAMRLAEATVSHLRNGLNPASAKAICELFIREVPSVAVAVTDRERILAHVGAGADHHFTDQPIQTDTTRIVIDTGEMLVVRERVVCHHEHCPLQKAIIAPLKRKDETVGTLKFYFQSEADLSSVAFEFVKGLSSLLSLQLEIAEAEKYYQLMKDAEIKALHAQVQPHFLFNALNTIVSCIRIDPNQARQLLLSLAQYFRKNLGSSTELLSTLDEELKHVKAYLTIVQARFQDKLQVEYEIEEGFEQLALPTLTMQPLVENAVNHGLKPMKKGSRIKVKVQSVGSHVHISVSDNGKGMDDRTVATLLKQPVSSAKGGGIGLYNVNERLKLLLGENVQMSIVSELEKGTTVIIRIPNSVVKGE; encoded by the coding sequence GTGTGGCAGTTACTGCTTTCGTTGTTTGAACGACTAGCGATAATCGTAATGATCGCCTTTTTGCTTACGAGACTTCCGTATTTTAGAAAGCTGATTTTCCAACAGGAGTTAAATAGTATACAACGATTTCTATTTATGATTATTTTTGGTCTGTTCGGAATTATTGGGACCTACACGGGATTAACGATTCACGCAGAAACGGCGGAGTTTTCTAAAGGAGCTGGATTTTTACAAGAAGAAGAAGCGATTGCTAATTCTCGCGTCATTGGTGTTGTTATTGCGGGTCTTTTAGGTGGTTGGCGTGTAGGATTAGGTGCTGGAATCATTGCTGGGGGACACCGCCTGTTTCTCGGTGGATTTACCGCAGTTGCATGTGGAGTATCAACGATGATTGCAGGTTTGTTGGCAGGAATTGTAACCAAGGGAAGGCAAAAACCATTTGCGTTATCATCTTCTTCCGCTCTCTATATTGGTATGAGTGCCGAAGCATTACAAATGCTCGTTATCTTATTAACCGCTAAACCGTTCGAACAGGCATGGGCCTTGGTTGAGAAAATCGGTATTCCAATGATAATCGCCAACGGGATTGGATGCGCTATTTTCATCCTTGTCATTCGAAGTGTGTTACAAGAAGAAGAAAAAGTGGGGGCGTTGCATGCCGAAAAAGCGATGCGTTTAGCGGAAGCAACCGTCAGTCACTTGCGAAATGGATTAAATCCTGCATCAGCGAAAGCTATTTGTGAACTATTTATCAGAGAAGTGCCATCCGTAGCTGTGGCCGTGACCGATCGTGAGCGAATTTTGGCTCATGTCGGTGCAGGGGCTGATCATCATTTTACTGACCAGCCGATTCAAACCGATACAACCCGGATCGTCATAGACACAGGGGAGATGCTTGTCGTACGTGAACGCGTCGTTTGTCACCACGAACATTGTCCGTTACAAAAAGCTATAATTGCTCCGTTAAAAAGGAAAGACGAAACCGTCGGAACGTTAAAGTTTTATTTTCAATCGGAAGCAGATTTATCATCGGTTGCTTTTGAATTTGTGAAAGGATTGTCATCGTTATTAAGTTTACAGTTGGAAATTGCGGAGGCCGAAAAGTACTACCAATTAATGAAAGATGCAGAAATTAAAGCGTTGCACGCCCAAGTTCAGCCGCATTTTTTATTTAATGCCTTAAATACGATTGTGTCTTGTATTCGAATCGATCCGAATCAAGCACGTCAACTGCTCCTTTCATTGGCCCAATATTTTCGCAAAAATTTAGGCAGCTCGACGGAATTGTTATCTACATTAGATGAAGAGCTAAAGCATGTAAAAGCCTATTTAACAATCGTTCAAGCTCGTTTCCAAGACAAGCTGCAAGTTGAATATGAGATTGAGGAAGGTTTTGAACAATTAGCTTTACCGACATTGACGATGCAACCACTTGTGGAAAATGCGGTAAATCACGGGTTAAAACCAATGAAAAAAGGGAGCCGAATAAAAGTAAAGGTTCAATCGGTTGGAAGTCACGTTCACATTTCGGTCTCAGATAACGGAAAAGGGATGGATGACAGGACTGTGGCTACATTACTAAAACAACCCGTATCATCAGCGAAAGGGGGAGGAATTGGACTTTATAATGTCAATGAACGATTGAAATTATTGCTAGGGGAAAATGTCCAAATGTCCATTGTATCTGAGCTTGAAAAAGGGACGACAGTGATAATACGAATTCCAAACAGTGTGGTAAAAGGAGAGTAG
- a CDS encoding carbon starvation protein A — MITFIVSIVLLIIGYFTYGKYVEKVFGVKAERKTPAYTMQDGVDYLPMGTKRNSMIQLLNIAGVGPIFGPILGALYGPVAFLWIVFGAIFAGAVHDYLTGMISIRNRGAHVPELAGKFLGKAMKHVVNAFTVLLLLLVGTVFVQAPAALIHNLAEQKVALSIILGAIFVYYIVATLLPIDKVIGRVYPLFGVLLLVSAIGIGGGLIVTGAPIPEISLTNMHPDNVPIFPLLFLTISCGALSGFHATQSPIISRTTQNEQNGRKIFYGMMIAEGIIAMIWAAAAMSLFSGNELNEIIQAGGPAAVVNEVAVRMLGAIGGTLAVIGVIILPITSGDTAFRSCRMIIADYFKVAQKKITNRLWIALPLFAMSYALTKMDFTILWRYFSWANQSTAVIALWIGAMYLILSKKNYFIAMIPAIFMTMATTTYILNAKIGFNLPLNLSYVIAAIFTIGIIGAFYKAARNKRNELASVDDDFEKAA, encoded by the coding sequence ATGATTACGTTTATTGTCTCCATTGTGCTTTTAATCATCGGCTATTTTACTTATGGGAAATATGTCGAAAAAGTATTTGGTGTAAAAGCAGAACGGAAAACACCAGCTTACACGATGCAAGATGGTGTGGATTACTTGCCGATGGGAACTAAACGAAATTCGATGATTCAATTGTTAAATATCGCCGGAGTTGGGCCTATTTTTGGACCGATTTTAGGTGCCTTATACGGTCCAGTGGCGTTTTTATGGATTGTTTTTGGGGCAATTTTTGCCGGAGCCGTGCATGACTATTTAACAGGGATGATTTCTATTCGAAACCGTGGAGCCCATGTTCCTGAATTAGCAGGAAAATTTTTAGGAAAAGCAATGAAACATGTGGTGAATGCGTTTACTGTATTGTTACTTTTACTAGTTGGAACGGTGTTTGTTCAAGCACCAGCAGCACTCATTCATAATTTAGCAGAACAAAAAGTAGCCTTATCTATCATTCTAGGAGCTATTTTCGTCTACTACATTGTCGCGACATTATTACCGATCGATAAAGTCATTGGTCGTGTGTATCCGTTATTTGGAGTCCTTTTACTGGTTAGTGCGATTGGTATTGGCGGTGGCTTAATTGTCACTGGAGCACCGATTCCAGAAATAAGCTTGACCAACATGCATCCAGATAACGTACCGATTTTCCCGCTATTATTTTTAACCATTTCGTGCGGGGCACTCTCTGGTTTCCATGCAACCCAATCACCAATTATCTCTCGTACAACGCAAAACGAGCAAAATGGTCGTAAAATTTTCTACGGCATGATGATCGCCGAAGGAATCATTGCGATGATTTGGGCAGCCGCAGCAATGAGCTTGTTCAGCGGAAATGAATTAAATGAAATTATTCAAGCAGGTGGTCCGGCGGCCGTCGTTAATGAAGTAGCAGTACGTATGCTTGGAGCCATCGGAGGTACGCTGGCAGTGATTGGTGTCATCATATTACCAATTACATCAGGAGATACCGCTTTTCGCAGCTGCCGGATGATTATTGCCGATTATTTTAAAGTGGCTCAGAAGAAAATTACCAACCGTCTATGGATTGCTTTACCGTTATTTGCCATGTCTTATGCGTTAACGAAAATGGATTTTACGATTTTATGGCGCTATTTCTCTTGGGCCAACCAATCTACAGCAGTAATCGCTCTTTGGATCGGTGCGATGTATCTCATTTTATCGAAGAAAAACTATTTCATTGCCATGATTCCAGCCATTTTCATGACGATGGCGACAACAACGTATATTTTAAATGCAAAAATCGGTTTTAATCTTCCGCTAAATCTATCATATGTCATTGCAGCCATCTTTACGATTGGGATCATTGGTGCTTTTTATAAAGCAGCACGTAATAAACGAAATGAGCTTGCCTCTGTGGATGATGATTTCGAAAAGGCGGCATAA
- a CDS encoding VOC family protein, which translates to MLHHIEIYVSNLSETIKFWNWLLTELGYEQYQKWESGISWKYRNTYIVFVQVEERFLDIPYHRCRVGLNHLAFYAKSKKQVDEITEKLQEKGINILYLDKHPYAGGENHYAVYFEDPDRIKVELVAPSD; encoded by the coding sequence ATGCTACATCATATTGAAATTTATGTGTCCAACCTATCGGAAACAATAAAATTTTGGAATTGGTTGTTAACAGAACTTGGGTATGAGCAATATCAGAAATGGGAATCTGGAATCAGTTGGAAATACAGAAATACTTATATCGTCTTTGTTCAAGTAGAAGAACGTTTTCTGGATATTCCATATCATCGATGCAGAGTAGGTCTTAATCATTTAGCTTTTTATGCAAAATCTAAGAAACAAGTTGATGAAATTACCGAAAAATTACAAGAAAAAGGAATAAATATTCTATACCTTGATAAACACCCTTATGCTGGAGGTGAAAATCATTACGCTGTCTATTTTGAAGATCCAGACAGGATTAAGGTTGAATTAGTAGCACCGTCTGATTAA
- a CDS encoding FAD-binding oxidoreductase yields MKSFIVVGGGILGASTAYHLVKEGASVTLIDRNDKGQATEAAAGIVCPWLSQRRNKKWYRLVKGGAKFYPSFIEELQSYGATDTGYERVGVLCLHTDEEKLQKIEERAYTRRKDAPEIGEITRLSAEETKALFPALADEYQSIHVTGAARVNGCALRDSLVKVAQQLGATYIQGSASLLYDGTHVTGVEVNGKQMEADAVIVTAGAWSKEILLPLGIEFLVTPQRAQIVQLDRPEKDSDHWPVVMPPNNQYLLTFRGGRVVVGATYEDGVGFDYRVTAGGLHEVIHKALTVAPGLENCTHVETKVGFRPYTPGFLPVFGPLPGFTGIYVGNGLGATGLTAGPYLGSELAKLVLGQPTELDPNEYHVGEAIAAKDETEES; encoded by the coding sequence ATGAAGTCATTCATCGTCGTTGGAGGCGGAATTTTAGGTGCATCTACCGCTTATCATTTAGTGAAAGAAGGTGCGTCGGTCACCTTAATTGACCGAAACGACAAAGGACAAGCAACGGAGGCCGCAGCAGGCATTGTTTGTCCGTGGCTTTCGCAACGTCGAAATAAAAAATGGTATCGCTTAGTAAAAGGCGGAGCCAAATTTTATCCATCCTTCATTGAGGAGCTTCAATCGTACGGTGCAACCGATACAGGCTATGAACGAGTTGGGGTTCTCTGTCTTCATACTGATGAAGAAAAGCTGCAAAAAATTGAAGAAAGAGCCTACACACGTCGGAAAGATGCCCCAGAAATAGGCGAAATTACGAGATTGTCAGCAGAGGAAACAAAAGCGCTATTTCCTGCCTTAGCGGATGAGTATCAATCGATTCACGTTACCGGGGCTGCCCGCGTCAATGGATGCGCCCTTCGCGATTCGCTTGTAAAAGTCGCTCAACAATTGGGGGCTACTTATATTCAAGGAAGTGCCAGCCTCCTATATGATGGGACTCATGTCACTGGTGTAGAAGTGAACGGAAAACAGATGGAAGCTGATGCGGTCATTGTAACAGCAGGTGCTTGGTCAAAAGAAATTTTACTGCCGCTAGGGATCGAGTTTTTAGTCACACCGCAACGAGCTCAAATTGTTCAGCTCGACCGGCCTGAAAAGGATTCGGACCATTGGCCTGTCGTGATGCCACCGAATAACCAATATTTATTGACCTTTCGAGGTGGCCGTGTAGTAGTTGGAGCTACCTATGAAGATGGCGTCGGCTTTGACTATCGCGTAACGGCTGGTGGTTTACATGAGGTCATCCATAAAGCGTTAACGGTAGCTCCAGGATTAGAAAATTGTACGCACGTCGAAACAAAAGTTGGGTTCCGTCCATATACTCCTGGTTTTCTACCAGTATTTGGGCCACTTCCAGGATTTACGGGCATCTATGTCGGGAATGGTCTAGGCGCGACTGGACTTACAGCAGGTCCTTACTTAGGATCTGAGTTAGCGAAACTTGTTCTCGGACAACCGACGGAATTAGATCCAAACGAATATCATGTGGGTGAAGCGATTGCTGCAAAAGATGAGACGGAAGAAAGCTGA
- a CDS encoding fructosamine kinase family protein gives MIRLPKVFIKSIINVHKEKGEKWLRDFQSLIHECEQRWQLRILDPFELSYNFVAPAIRKDGTQMVIKLAVPGEEFLTEVKALQLFKGNGMVQMLDVDKEKGILILERIRPGTNLASLENDEEATTFASQVMKKLWIPAPKYSNLPTMVHREKQLIQILKNHPQGIGPITGEWLQEAVETFHSLNELGNQPFLLHGDLHHYNILQDRHKSWIAIDPKGLIGDREYDVIQFLLNKLPSEHLTTVIERRIDILVQELNLDKKRILLWGFAHTVLATCWSIEDHGDYNETFFQAIHVFKHLNQ, from the coding sequence ATGATCAGATTACCAAAAGTATTCATAAAAAGCATCATCAATGTTCATAAAGAAAAAGGCGAAAAATGGTTAAGAGATTTTCAATCGCTCATTCATGAATGTGAGCAGCGTTGGCAATTGAGAATTTTGGACCCTTTTGAGTTATCGTATAATTTTGTTGCTCCTGCCATACGAAAAGACGGGACGCAAATGGTCATTAAGCTTGCCGTACCTGGAGAGGAGTTTCTTACTGAAGTAAAAGCGCTTCAATTATTTAAAGGTAATGGAATGGTTCAAATGTTGGATGTTGATAAAGAAAAAGGGATCTTGATTCTTGAACGGATACGTCCTGGTACGAATCTAGCTTCATTAGAAAATGATGAGGAAGCAACGACTTTTGCTTCCCAAGTGATGAAAAAGTTATGGATCCCTGCGCCAAAATATTCGAACCTTCCAACCATGGTACATAGAGAAAAGCAACTAATCCAGATTCTAAAGAATCACCCTCAAGGAATCGGTCCTATAACGGGTGAATGGCTTCAAGAAGCGGTTGAGACATTTCATTCTTTGAATGAATTGGGCAATCAACCTTTTTTACTTCATGGGGATTTGCATCATTACAACATTTTGCAGGATCGCCACAAATCTTGGATAGCGATTGATCCGAAAGGGTTAATTGGAGACAGAGAATACGATGTAATTCAATTTTTACTTAATAAACTACCTAGTGAACATTTGACAACAGTTATAGAGAGACGGATTGACATTTTGGTCCAAGAACTGAATTTAGACAAAAAAAGAATTTTATTATGGGGATTTGCCCATACGGTTCTTGCAACGTGTTGGTCCATTGAAGATCATGGGGATTATAACGAGACTTTTTTTCAGGCAATCCATGTTTTTAAACATTTAAATCAGTAA
- a CDS encoding nuclear transport factor 2 family protein, giving the protein MDYKKVLQQYIEATNTHDFNNVKKVLHENAIFWFTDKTCTTMQEIQKYFENAWDTIKEEVYTANNVHWLTVDENSATCTYTYQYEGYHNGEFVSGSGRATNVFVKNEKGEWKLIHEHLSGLK; this is encoded by the coding sequence ATGGATTATAAAAAAGTATTACAACAATACATAGAGGCAACGAATACTCATGATTTCAACAATGTGAAAAAAGTATTACATGAAAATGCTATTTTTTGGTTTACAGATAAAACATGTACAACGATGCAAGAAATCCAAAAATATTTTGAAAATGCTTGGGACACCATTAAAGAAGAAGTTTATACTGCAAACAATGTACATTGGTTAACCGTTGACGAAAATTCTGCAACTTGTACTTATACATATCAATATGAAGGTTATCATAACGGAGAATTTGTTTCGGGGAGTGGAAGAGCCACTAATGTGTTCGTAAAGAACGAAAAAGGAGAATGGAAGTTAATTCATGAACATTTAAGCGGTCTTAAATAA
- a CDS encoding iron chaperone: MEVFAEYLAHIDNPQHRSRTEEVLTWVTKKFPNLEPQIKWNKPTFTDHGTYIIMFAAAKNHLSILPEEETMVHFADEIAQAGYSASSRLFRIQWTEPVNYELLEKIIEFNIKDKAENSNFWRR, encoded by the coding sequence ATGGAAGTTTTTGCAGAATATTTAGCGCATATTGATAACCCGCAACATCGGTCCAGAACGGAAGAAGTTTTGACTTGGGTAACTAAGAAATTTCCAAACCTGGAACCGCAAATCAAGTGGAACAAACCCACGTTTACCGATCACGGCACATACATCATTATGTTTGCCGCAGCAAAGAATCATTTGAGCATTTTACCCGAAGAAGAGACAATGGTGCATTTTGCCGATGAAATCGCCCAAGCTGGCTACAGCGCTTCTTCACGCTTGTTCCGAATTCAATGGACTGAACCAGTTAATTACGAATTGCTAGAGAAGATAATTGAATTTAATATCAAGGATAAGGCTGAGAATTCGAATTTTTGGCGGAGATAG
- a CDS encoding DMT family transporter, giving the protein MTYVYYLLLLVTSFLWAGNFVVSKLIVEHASPMTLTSLRWIIAVICLIPIVWWKEKKMIPPKEAWLPLFFMGLTGVVLFNLFQFLAVKHTTATNVGLITTLNAISIAVFSSFFLKEKITFLQITAMMFSFFGVLLVLTKGNVDMLVSFQFNKGDVIMLAAVGVWGLYSVCSKWATTKVSPLLATLYAGIFGLIILIPLNAPTFSVTNVNGEFVSAILYTGVVSTVVCMVLWSVGVKHLGATAAGIFMNFNPVFTSFLAYIFLGGQMTNVQLVGAAIVIIGCYFFSQWKNKQLIKGKKKMSFHLTNRPRNIDANL; this is encoded by the coding sequence ATGACCTACGTTTATTATCTGTTATTGCTGGTTACGAGCTTTTTATGGGCAGGGAATTTCGTTGTTTCTAAATTAATAGTCGAACACGCTTCGCCCATGACCTTAACGAGTTTACGATGGATCATTGCCGTCATTTGTTTAATCCCAATCGTTTGGTGGAAGGAAAAGAAAATGATACCACCGAAAGAAGCGTGGTTACCGTTATTTTTCATGGGACTAACAGGGGTTGTTTTATTTAACCTATTTCAATTTTTAGCGGTAAAACATACAACCGCGACGAACGTAGGATTGATTACCACGTTAAATGCGATATCAATAGCTGTTTTTTCATCGTTTTTTTTAAAAGAAAAGATCACGTTTCTTCAAATCACCGCGATGATGTTTTCCTTTTTTGGGGTTCTCCTTGTGTTGACGAAAGGGAATGTCGATATGCTCGTATCTTTTCAATTCAACAAAGGAGATGTAATCATGTTGGCTGCTGTGGGGGTATGGGGACTTTATTCGGTTTGCAGCAAGTGGGCAACAACGAAGGTCTCACCGCTCTTGGCTACTTTGTACGCGGGAATTTTTGGGCTCATCATACTGATTCCATTGAATGCCCCAACCTTTTCAGTAACAAATGTAAACGGGGAATTTGTAAGTGCGATTTTATACACTGGAGTGGTTTCAACCGTTGTTTGCATGGTGCTCTGGAGCGTTGGTGTCAAACACTTAGGAGCAACAGCTGCAGGCATTTTTATGAACTTTAACCCTGTATTTACTTCGTTTTTAGCCTACATATTTTTGGGGGGACAAATGACCAATGTTCAATTGGTGGGGGCTGCAATCGTCATAATCGGATGTTATTTCTTTTCACAATGGAAAAATAAACAGCTGATCAAAGGAAAAAAGAAGATGTCCTTTCATCTGACGAATCGTCCGAGGAACATAGATGCCAATTTGTGA
- a CDS encoding GNAT family N-acetyltransferase, with the protein MEDQLFIREANVEDAEPLTNLILQVERESEFMLFEADERKLTAEQQRNRIEQMKEQNNSTMLVAEVNGKLVGYLFAIGGMARRNQHTAYLVIGILQEYRGKGIGTQLFTTLDRWAKEQRLHRLELTVVATNETAIALYKKMGFQIEGTKKDSLLINGEFVDEYYMAKLIS; encoded by the coding sequence ATGGAAGATCAATTATTCATTCGAGAAGCAAACGTAGAAGATGCCGAGCCATTAACCAACCTCATTTTACAAGTCGAACGGGAAAGTGAGTTTATGTTGTTTGAAGCGGATGAACGAAAATTAACAGCTGAGCAGCAAAGAAACCGGATTGAACAAATGAAAGAACAAAACAATTCGACGATGTTGGTTGCTGAAGTAAACGGAAAACTAGTCGGCTATTTATTTGCAATTGGTGGAATGGCCAGAAGAAATCAGCATACTGCTTATTTAGTCATTGGTATTTTACAAGAATATCGCGGGAAAGGAATCGGGACTCAATTGTTCACTACGTTAGATAGATGGGCCAAAGAACAACGTCTCCATCGATTAGAACTTACCGTCGTTGCAACTAATGAAACCGCCATCGCCCTTTATAAAAAAATGGGGTTTCAAATCGAAGGGACGAAAAAGGATTCGTTACTGATAAACGGTGAGTTCGTTGATGAATATTATATGGCAAAATTAATATCGTGA